In Acidobacteriota bacterium, a single window of DNA contains:
- the ftsW gene encoding putative lipid II flippase FtsW, with protein sequence MAKRVSVDRWLFGGTLLLVLLGLVMVFSASAVIAKDRFGSPYTFVLRQIGWSFAGVLAMVVLMRVDYRKHKHPAVVFTLLGVTTVLLVAVLFLDRSHNTHRWIRFGVLSFQPSELAKPALILFLAFFLETRTAAIGDWRRTLVPAVLPSLIFSLLIVKQPDLGTALVCMAMTASVLFVAGMELKYLGYGVLASLPALYYLLFDVGFRRQRMLAFVNPWADPQGAGFHMIQSLIAVGTGGITGIGLMEGKQKLFYLPEPHTDFIFAVIAEELGLLGTMAVVGLFGVLCYRGMRAAIRTSDLYGRFLAIGITGTIAIQAFFNISVVLGLLPTKGIPLPFISYGGSSLFITLACVGVLLNISQQAD encoded by the coding sequence ATGGCGAAGCGCGTCAGCGTTGATCGCTGGCTCTTCGGCGGCACTCTCCTTCTTGTTCTTCTTGGATTGGTCATGGTCTTCAGCGCTTCGGCGGTGATTGCCAAAGACCGTTTTGGATCTCCATACACGTTTGTCCTGCGCCAGATCGGTTGGTCATTTGCCGGAGTGCTCGCGATGGTCGTACTCATGCGTGTGGACTACCGCAAGCACAAACATCCAGCCGTGGTCTTCACGTTACTTGGAGTAACGACAGTATTGCTCGTCGCGGTGCTGTTCCTCGACCGCTCACACAATACTCATCGATGGATACGCTTCGGCGTGCTCTCGTTCCAACCATCGGAACTCGCAAAGCCGGCTCTCATCCTTTTTCTGGCTTTCTTCCTGGAAACGCGTACTGCTGCCATCGGCGACTGGCGACGAACGCTCGTGCCTGCCGTGTTACCGAGTCTGATCTTCTCGTTGCTAATTGTGAAGCAGCCTGATCTTGGCACCGCTCTCGTGTGCATGGCCATGACTGCCTCAGTGCTCTTCGTCGCAGGTATGGAGTTGAAATATCTCGGCTACGGCGTGCTGGCCAGCTTGCCAGCGCTCTATTACCTCCTCTTTGATGTCGGCTTCCGCCGGCAGCGCATGCTGGCCTTTGTGAATCCCTGGGCCGATCCGCAGGGCGCCGGTTTCCACATGATTCAGTCATTAATCGCGGTGGGCACTGGTGGCATTACCGGCATTGGACTCATGGAAGGAAAGCAGAAGCTCTTCTATCTTCCGGAGCCGCACACAGACTTCATCTTTGCCGTTATCGCCGAAGAACTCGGATTGTTGGGAACGATGGCGGTAGTTGGACTCTTTGGCGTGCTCTGCTATCGCGGGATGCGCGCGGCGATTCGGACATCGGATTTGTATGGTCGCTTTCTCGCGATCGGCATCACCGGCACCATTGCCATTCAGGCCTTCTTCAACATCAGCGTCGTTCTGGGCCTGCTCCCAACTAAGGGAATTCCGCTGCCATTCATCTCCTACGGCGGTAGTTCACTGTTCATCACTTTGGCCTGCGTAGGTGTACTGCTGAACATCAGTCAGCAGGCAGACTAA
- a CDS encoding UDP-N-acetylmuramoyl-L-alanine--D-glutamate ligase: protein MDVKGKRVLVVGLGKSGVASAQFLAARGARVTVSDTRSQNELKNQIPALLDRGIAVETGGHGERTFRDQDLIVVSPGVPCDIPQLTRARAQGIRVIGEIELATRFLRGKIVAITGSNGKTTTTTLCGEIIASGSQRTLIGGNIGTPVILLVEDSTDDTVNVIEVSSFQLETIETFHPSIGVVLNITPDHLDRHGSMETYTAAKARIFENQTASDYSVLNLDDSGSAGLETRTKAQICRFTRKRELSGEQVGAFVREGEIYWRDFEREDKIMPVSEIPLKGAHNLENVLAAVSVGRLCGCDGTTIRDAVRNFKAVDHRLQYIATVGGVEYYNDSKATNVDATIKAIESFPGNIHLILGGKDKDSDYAQMNDLLRERVKRVYTIGAAAEKIRSHVQSAVEVLPCKTLDNAVEHARDLAQPGDVVLLAPACSSFDQFENYEHRGRTFRALVEQFASPAAAGQERR from the coding sequence ATGGATGTAAAAGGAAAACGCGTGCTCGTCGTGGGATTGGGAAAATCCGGCGTAGCATCCGCCCAGTTTCTTGCCGCTCGGGGCGCGCGTGTCACTGTCTCTGATACTCGCAGCCAAAACGAGCTGAAGAATCAGATTCCTGCTCTGCTTGATCGTGGCATTGCTGTCGAAACCGGCGGCCACGGCGAGCGCACATTTCGCGATCAGGATTTGATCGTGGTGAGTCCGGGCGTACCCTGCGATATCCCACAGCTAACGCGTGCTCGCGCTCAAGGGATTCGCGTGATCGGAGAGATCGAACTTGCAACGCGATTTTTGAGGGGCAAGATCGTTGCTATCACCGGCTCCAACGGTAAGACCACCACAACCACTCTTTGCGGAGAGATAATAGCCAGCGGCAGTCAGCGAACCCTGATCGGCGGGAACATTGGAACACCAGTGATTTTGCTGGTGGAAGATTCCACGGATGATACCGTCAACGTAATCGAAGTTTCGAGCTTTCAACTCGAGACGATCGAAACCTTCCATCCTTCAATTGGCGTCGTTCTGAACATTACGCCTGATCATCTCGATCGGCACGGCAGCATGGAGACGTATACAGCCGCCAAAGCACGAATCTTTGAGAATCAGACTGCGTCCGACTACTCCGTGTTGAATCTCGACGATTCCGGCAGCGCCGGGCTTGAAACGCGTACGAAGGCCCAGATTTGCCGGTTCACCCGCAAGCGGGAACTCAGCGGGGAACAGGTTGGAGCATTTGTGCGAGAAGGCGAAATTTATTGGCGTGATTTCGAACGCGAAGACAAAATCATGCCGGTTTCAGAGATTCCGCTAAAAGGCGCTCACAACCTCGAAAATGTATTGGCCGCTGTATCTGTTGGCCGTCTTTGTGGTTGCGATGGGACCACTATTCGGGACGCAGTGCGAAACTTCAAAGCGGTGGATCATCGCCTTCAGTACATCGCTACCGTTGGTGGAGTGGAGTACTACAACGATTCTAAGGCAACGAATGTTGATGCCACCATTAAGGCAATCGAATCTTTCCCCGGCAATATCCACCTGATTCTCGGTGGCAAAGACAAAGACAGCGATTACGCGCAGATGAACGACCTGCTGCGCGAGCGCGTCAAGCGCGTGTACACCATCGGCGCAGCGGCCGAGAAGATTCGCTCGCATGTGCAGTCGGCAGTCGAGGTGTTGCCTTGCAAGACACTCGACAACGCCGTCGAGCATGCGCGTGATCTCGCGCAGCCTGGAGACGTTGTCTTACTAGCTCCTGCTTGCTCCAGCTTCGATCAATTCGAAAACTATGAGCACCGCGGACGCACCTTCCGGGCCCTGGTCGAGCAATTCGCGAGCCCTGCAGCCGCAGGGCAGGAGCGCCGCTGA
- a CDS encoding phospho-N-acetylmuramoyl-pentapeptide-transferase yields MLYWLLYQKLHTLFPPFRIFSYITFRTAFASLTALFMGMIVGPAIIRQLREFQIGQYIREEGPAAHQKKAGTPTMGGVLIVVAIIVPTLLWADLTNRYIWMVVLSTLAFAAIGFSDDYLKIVHHRNLGLTGRSKLGLQIAVSVIIAVVLVAMQAVGQYSTHLMVPFIKRFRPDLAIGSLLQMPHLWIVAFLPFIFFVVLVIVGSSNAVNLTDGLDGLAIGCTIVAAAALTVLTYVSGHSRFAEYLELQKMPQVAELTVFCGAMVGSSIGFLWYNAHPAEIFMGDVGSLALGGAIGTVAVIIKQELLLPFIGGVFVLEALSVILQVGSYKLRKKRIFKMAPLHHHFELVGWSESKVIVRFWIAALVFALFALTTLKLR; encoded by the coding sequence TTGCTTTATTGGCTGTTGTATCAGAAGTTGCACACTCTCTTTCCTCCTTTCCGCATCTTCAGCTACATCACCTTCCGCACAGCCTTTGCCAGCCTTACCGCGTTGTTCATGGGGATGATCGTAGGTCCGGCGATCATTCGGCAATTGCGTGAGTTTCAGATTGGGCAATACATCAGGGAAGAAGGCCCGGCAGCCCATCAGAAGAAGGCAGGGACTCCGACCATGGGCGGAGTCCTCATCGTAGTAGCCATTATCGTTCCTACGCTGCTATGGGCTGATCTGACCAACCGGTACATCTGGATGGTCGTCCTCTCGACGCTGGCGTTTGCTGCGATTGGTTTTTCTGACGATTATCTAAAGATCGTCCACCATCGCAATCTTGGCCTTACCGGGCGTTCGAAGCTTGGTCTGCAGATCGCCGTTAGTGTGATCATTGCGGTTGTGCTTGTCGCCATGCAGGCAGTCGGACAATATTCCACACACCTGATGGTTCCATTTATAAAGCGCTTTCGACCGGACCTCGCAATTGGCTCACTGCTGCAGATGCCGCATCTGTGGATCGTCGCGTTTTTGCCATTCATTTTTTTCGTTGTTTTGGTGATTGTGGGATCAAGCAATGCAGTGAACCTGACAGACGGACTGGATGGCCTTGCAATCGGCTGCACGATCGTTGCAGCGGCCGCGTTGACGGTCCTGACCTATGTAAGCGGTCATTCACGTTTCGCGGAATATTTGGAACTCCAGAAGATGCCTCAGGTCGCCGAACTCACCGTATTCTGCGGCGCGATGGTGGGATCCAGTATTGGATTTCTTTGGTACAACGCGCATCCTGCTGAAATCTTCATGGGCGACGTGGGCTCACTCGCTCTTGGTGGCGCGATCGGAACGGTGGCAGTCATTATCAAACAGGAGCTTCTGCTTCCCTTCATCGGCGGAGTCTTTGTCCTCGAAGCGCTCTCGGTCATCCTACAGGTAGGTTCTTACAAGCTGCGCAAAAAACGCATCTTCAAAATGGCGCCGCTCCATCATCACTTCGAATTAGTCGGCTGGTCGGAGTCGAAGGTGATCGTGCGTTTCTGGATTGCGGCGCTCGTGTTTGCACTCTTTGCTCTTACGACGCTCAAACTCCGATGA
- a CDS encoding UDP-N-acetylmuramoyl-tripeptide--D-alanyl-D-alanine ligase gives MKLPLWRVAEFIEASRKFDSEQVASGYSIDSRTIQPGDLFFAVKGERLDGHDFAAGALKSGAVAAVIAQDQAQRFAGESRILIVNDTLAALQRLGAAVRRLWGKRLIGVTGSAGKTTTKDVIAHLLTSRFRVLKSLGNLNNHFGLPLQLLRLESEHDIAVIEMGMSHTGEIAALCEIAKPEWGVITSVAPVHLEFFPEGIAGIARAKYELIAALPSGGMAILNADDPYVSQFGRDFHGKVILFGIEHPADVCAKRIEDLGPGGSRFQLAASGVNTVLELPLLGRHNVMNALAGIAVALEAGITPTEVAASLVSLKAPDKRGQVTEIAGATVINDSYNSNPKALDAMVDVVAASPAKRRIIVAGEMLELGPTAPELHRECGNHIAQRKIDILIGVRGQARLIVEGAASGGVSATFLAEPEQAGDWLADNLRPGDVVLLKASRGVRLERALEQLNERLHLASPAGTS, from the coding sequence ATGAAGTTGCCTTTGTGGCGGGTTGCAGAGTTCATCGAAGCTTCCCGCAAATTCGATAGCGAGCAGGTGGCTTCCGGCTATTCGATCGACTCTCGCACAATTCAACCGGGAGATCTATTTTTCGCGGTCAAAGGCGAACGGCTCGACGGTCATGACTTCGCCGCCGGGGCGCTCAAGTCCGGCGCGGTTGCTGCTGTGATCGCGCAAGATCAAGCTCAGCGCTTTGCCGGCGAATCGAGAATCCTCATCGTGAATGACACGCTTGCTGCGCTTCAGCGTTTGGGAGCCGCAGTTCGAAGGCTTTGGGGCAAGCGCCTGATCGGTGTCACTGGATCAGCCGGGAAGACCACGACAAAAGATGTCATCGCGCATCTGCTCACCTCGCGTTTTCGGGTTCTTAAATCCCTGGGCAATCTCAACAACCATTTCGGATTGCCGCTACAACTTCTGAGGCTTGAATCAGAGCATGACATCGCAGTCATCGAGATGGGCATGTCACACACCGGGGAGATCGCCGCGCTGTGTGAAATCGCCAAGCCGGAGTGGGGTGTGATCACATCCGTCGCTCCCGTTCATCTCGAATTCTTCCCAGAAGGAATCGCCGGCATCGCCCGTGCCAAGTACGAGCTGATCGCCGCCCTGCCATCTGGGGGCATGGCCATTCTGAATGCTGATGATCCTTACGTCTCGCAATTTGGGCGCGATTTTCATGGAAAAGTGATTTTGTTTGGGATTGAACATCCCGCTGATGTTTGCGCAAAGCGGATTGAAGATCTTGGTCCTGGCGGATCGCGCTTTCAACTGGCGGCCAGCGGCGTGAACACTGTGCTGGAGTTGCCGCTGCTCGGTCGTCATAACGTCATGAATGCCTTGGCCGGGATCGCCGTCGCGCTGGAGGCTGGTATCACGCCAACGGAAGTAGCAGCCTCACTGGTGTCGCTCAAAGCTCCGGACAAGCGCGGACAGGTTACGGAGATCGCCGGTGCTACGGTCATCAATGACTCTTACAACTCCAATCCCAAAGCACTGGATGCCATGGTGGACGTTGTGGCAGCGTCACCTGCCAAGCGTCGCATTATTGTGGCAGGCGAGATGCTGGAGCTTGGTCCTACGGCTCCCGAACTGCACCGCGAATGTGGGAATCACATTGCACAACGCAAGATCGATATTCTGATCGGAGTGCGCGGGCAGGCACGTCTTATAGTGGAAGGTGCCGCATCCGGTGGAGTTAGTGCGACGTTTCTCGCCGAGCCAGAACAGGCAGGAGACTGGCTTGCGGATAATCTCCGGCCTGGTGATGTGGTCTTGCTAAAAGCATCTCGTGGAGTTCGGCTGGAACGGGCGCTTGAACAGCTAAACGAAAGGCTGCATCTCGCGAGTCCGGCGGGTACATCTTGA
- a CDS encoding UDP-N-acetylmuramoyl-L-alanyl-D-glutamate--2,6-diaminopimelate ligase, whose protein sequence is MKFREIMRDVEAVSIVGDADIQGVAYDSRKVRPGFLFVAMRGEVNDGNRFTEAAVRAGAVAIVSESKDATPHAGIALARVAHARKALARISSNFYGRPAEKLKLTGVTGTNGKTTTTFVAEHILRSAGKSVAMIGTIEYHVAGRVIPALHTTPESLELNEMFDEAVRSSAGEGVMEVSSHALEQARVYGLHFDVAVFTNLTRDHLDYHRTMEAYSASKRKLFESNSSAPPRVAVINGDDLFGRTLYETAKCSGSELVSYGLNPACNVTAENIEYLPTGTRFRLRLEGKCVTCESRLLGEINVYNVLAAASAAFARGCTLEQIRNATASFQRVPGRFELIDCGQPFIVVVDYAHTDDALRNLARIARQLRDKQKTRGRIITLFGCGGDRDRTKRPLMGRAAGEGSDFVVLTSDNPRSEDPQAIIADALPGLLQTGTLHAVEPDRRKAIALAISEAREGDIVLLAGKGHEKYQITREGTFPFEEVQIAKENLINQGYKTLVRQGAPVA, encoded by the coding sequence ATGAAGTTCCGAGAAATCATGCGCGATGTCGAGGCGGTCTCAATCGTCGGCGATGCCGATATTCAAGGTGTCGCCTACGACTCGCGCAAAGTTCGTCCCGGATTCCTGTTTGTCGCCATGCGCGGGGAAGTCAACGATGGCAATCGGTTCACTGAAGCCGCGGTTCGTGCAGGCGCTGTCGCAATTGTTTCGGAGTCGAAGGATGCGACTCCGCATGCTGGCATCGCGCTTGCCAGGGTGGCACACGCACGCAAGGCACTGGCGCGAATTAGCTCCAACTTCTATGGCCGACCCGCAGAAAAGTTGAAGCTGACTGGAGTGACAGGCACGAATGGTAAAACCACGACAACCTTCGTCGCCGAGCACATTTTGCGGAGCGCCGGGAAATCCGTGGCGATGATCGGAACGATCGAGTATCACGTTGCGGGTCGGGTCATCCCTGCGCTTCACACGACACCGGAGTCCTTGGAATTGAACGAGATGTTCGACGAAGCTGTGCGGTCCAGTGCCGGCGAAGGGGTCATGGAAGTCTCGTCGCACGCCCTGGAGCAAGCGCGCGTCTACGGACTTCACTTCGACGTCGCAGTGTTTACGAACCTGACACGAGATCATCTCGACTATCACCGCACCATGGAGGCGTACTCCGCCTCAAAGCGAAAACTATTTGAGTCGAATAGCAGTGCTCCACCTCGGGTAGCGGTCATCAATGGGGACGACCTGTTTGGCCGCACGCTTTATGAAACCGCGAAGTGCAGCGGTTCTGAACTCGTCAGCTATGGTCTCAACCCCGCCTGCAATGTGACGGCAGAAAACATCGAGTATCTACCTACTGGAACTCGCTTTCGTCTGCGGCTTGAAGGAAAGTGCGTCACGTGTGAATCGCGACTGCTTGGCGAGATCAATGTCTACAACGTCTTGGCCGCGGCTTCTGCGGCGTTCGCTCGTGGATGTACCCTCGAGCAGATTCGCAACGCTACTGCCTCGTTCCAGCGAGTGCCGGGCCGATTTGAGCTTATTGATTGTGGACAGCCTTTTATCGTCGTGGTTGACTATGCGCACACCGACGATGCCCTGCGCAATCTTGCACGCATTGCGCGTCAGCTGCGCGATAAGCAGAAGACACGAGGCCGGATCATCACACTCTTCGGCTGCGGCGGCGATCGCGATCGCACGAAGCGTCCCCTGATGGGACGTGCGGCGGGAGAGGGCAGCGATTTTGTCGTGCTTACGTCCGACAATCCTCGCAGCGAGGATCCACAAGCCATAATTGCCGACGCTCTGCCGGGGCTGTTGCAAACCGGAACTCTGCACGCGGTCGAGCCCGACCGCCGCAAGGCGATCGCGCTTGCCATCAGCGAAGCCCGGGAAGGCGACATAGTTCTGCTCGCCGGAAAGGGTCACGAGAAATATCAGATCACGCGCGAAGGCACCTTCCCTTTCGAAGAGGTGCAGATCGCCAAAGAGAACCTGATCAATCAAGGCTACAAGACGCTCGTTCGTCAAGGAGCGCCGGTCGCATGA
- a CDS encoding penicillin-binding protein — MTATAKNEGRLRLSLFAAFFCLWILAICGRLLWLQVLDYGFLTQKAVRQQQRSIEVSPPRGIIYDRKGRELAMSIQVDSVFAVPSEIPDQASTARLLAHILKADPKEMLAKLESSRSFTWIARKLDNNVSARLRALNLKGIYFEKEPKRFYPKNELAAQVIGYVGMDDDGLAGIERSFNQRLSGRPGKMLISMDARHRWFGRVEKNPESGQNLVLTIDEDIQHIAEKELEAAMEKTHAEAGTVVIQNPKTGEILALANRPTFNPNNSRGLDLKSLKNRAVSDIYEPGSTFKMVTIAAALEEKITNPNEVFDCQMGSIIVGGVRIHDWKPYSLLTVSEILERSSDVGAIKIAMRLGEDRMYKYIRGFGFGSQTGIELSGETRGITKPVSRWSKMSIGAISMGQEIGVSPLQLVSMTSSIANDGIWTPPRIVAGSTPVWQGPTGPPQTVVFRPGQQHRVISSFAAAQMKRMLEGVVLQGTGKKAILDGYTSAGKTGTAQKINPVTHRYDRVQHIASFSGFAPVNNPAITVTVILDSPVGAHHGGDVAAPIFNRIAQQVLEYLDVPHDIEVRNPQRMLLRAKAKPEEEMEGSPDHVGEEVADNDNQQDEGATVAFATPSYGVIPAAYSSATTVAMQPSATNDADSSRADASPAALPKTGTVVLDVESTRTVPSFVGKPVRTVIEESEKAGLEVDIFGSGVARQQNPPPGARLPIGGHVTVQFAR; from the coding sequence ATGACTGCAACCGCAAAGAATGAAGGCCGTCTCCGACTGTCGCTCTTTGCGGCATTTTTTTGTCTGTGGATTCTCGCCATCTGCGGGCGCCTACTTTGGTTACAAGTCCTTGACTACGGGTTCCTGACGCAAAAAGCGGTCCGCCAGCAGCAACGAAGCATCGAAGTCTCTCCCCCGCGGGGCATCATTTACGACCGGAAGGGACGCGAGCTGGCAATGAGCATCCAGGTGGACTCCGTCTTCGCAGTTCCCTCCGAAATTCCCGATCAGGCGAGCACGGCAAGGTTGCTGGCGCACATTCTCAAAGCTGATCCCAAGGAGATGCTGGCGAAGCTCGAGTCGTCGCGCTCGTTCACATGGATCGCGCGCAAGCTCGACAATAACGTCTCAGCACGACTTCGCGCGCTGAACCTGAAGGGGATTTACTTCGAGAAAGAACCGAAGCGCTTTTATCCAAAGAATGAGTTGGCCGCACAGGTAATCGGGTACGTAGGGATGGACGATGATGGCCTGGCGGGGATCGAGCGCTCATTCAATCAACGCCTGAGCGGACGTCCTGGGAAAATGCTTATCTCGATGGATGCCCGCCATCGCTGGTTCGGACGTGTAGAGAAGAATCCGGAGTCAGGCCAGAACCTCGTTTTAACCATCGACGAGGACATCCAGCACATCGCCGAGAAGGAGCTTGAGGCAGCGATGGAAAAGACCCACGCTGAAGCCGGCACTGTCGTAATTCAGAATCCCAAAACAGGAGAGATCCTGGCGCTTGCCAATCGTCCTACGTTTAATCCAAATAACTCGCGAGGACTCGATCTCAAATCCCTCAAGAATCGCGCTGTAAGCGATATTTACGAGCCGGGTTCGACGTTCAAGATGGTAACGATTGCCGCGGCTCTGGAAGAGAAGATCACCAATCCCAATGAAGTATTTGACTGCCAGATGGGATCAATCATTGTCGGTGGGGTTCGTATTCACGATTGGAAACCTTACAGCCTTCTTACCGTCAGTGAGATTCTCGAACGCTCTAGCGACGTAGGCGCCATCAAAATCGCTATGCGCTTGGGTGAGGACCGCATGTACAAGTACATCCGCGGCTTTGGCTTTGGCTCCCAAACCGGGATTGAACTTTCCGGCGAAACCCGTGGCATTACGAAGCCTGTGAGCCGTTGGTCGAAGATGAGCATCGGCGCGATCTCGATGGGACAGGAGATCGGCGTCTCGCCATTGCAGTTGGTCTCGATGACTTCAAGCATTGCGAACGATGGGATCTGGACGCCGCCTCGCATCGTTGCCGGAAGCACTCCTGTCTGGCAGGGACCCACAGGACCACCACAAACGGTGGTCTTTCGACCCGGTCAGCAACACAGGGTTATTTCCTCTTTCGCGGCCGCTCAGATGAAGCGAATGCTGGAGGGAGTGGTGCTGCAGGGCACAGGAAAGAAGGCTATCCTGGACGGGTACACTTCCGCTGGAAAAACGGGCACGGCACAGAAGATCAATCCAGTCACCCATCGCTATGATCGTGTGCAGCATATCGCTTCGTTTTCCGGCTTTGCGCCAGTAAACAATCCGGCGATTACGGTCACGGTAATCCTTGATTCACCGGTTGGCGCGCATCACGGAGGAGACGTGGCAGCGCCAATTTTCAATCGCATTGCCCAGCAGGTACTCGAGTATCTCGATGTTCCACACGATATCGAGGTAAGGAATCCGCAGCGCATGCTGCTTCGCGCCAAAGCTAAACCCGAAGAAGAAATGGAAGGCTCGCCAGACCACGTGGGCGAGGAGGTCGCGGACAATGATAATCAGCAGGATGAAGGCGCTACTGTCGCATTTGCGACGCCGAGCTATGGAGTCATTCCTGCTGCGTATAGTTCCGCAACCACGGTTGCAATGCAGCCCAGCGCAACGAATGACGCTGATTCAAGCAGGGCAGACGCTTCTCCGGCTGCACTGCCGAAGACCGGGACGGTTGTGCTCGATGTCGAATCCACACGAACGGTCCCTTCATTTGTTGGCAAGCCAGTGCGCACAGTGATTGAAGAAAGCGAAAAGGCAGGACTGGAAGTCGATATCTTCGGCTCCGGCGTGGCACGCCAGCAGAATCCTCCGCCAGGAGCGCGCCTGCCCATTGGCGGGCACGTGACAGTGCAATTTGCGCGCTAG